The genome window CTGGCAGGTCAGGTGCTGCTGGCGGCGGCCGACGAACACGACGTCCGGCTCGTCCAGTGAGGCGCCACGGGCGCGGAGCGTCAGCCATCCGGCCCGCTCCTTGGTGGTGCAGTGCTCCTCCGGACGGTCGCGCACGGAGATCCACTGCGGCCGCAGCTCGCTGAGGTCGAAGTCGTCCCGGGGGGCCTCGGCGGGGCCGGGGACGAGCGGCCAGGCGGGCGCGGGCAGTTCGGGGGTCACCTCGCCGACGACGGGCCAGCCGTCCACCCAGGTCACCGGTGCCAGGAAGGTCTCACGGCCCAGCACGTGCCAGCCCGGCGTGCCACCACGCGGCCGGACGCCGAGCAACACCATCCACCACGAACCGTCGGGCCCCTGGACCAGGTCCGCGTGACCGGTGTTCTGGATGGGGCGGTGGGTGCCGCGGTGGGTGAGGACCGGGTTGGTCGGGCACGGCTCGAACGGGCCGGTGGGCGTGCGCCCGCGGGCGATCGAGACGGCGTGGCCGCGCTCGGTGCCGCCCTCGGCGATGAGCAGGTACCAGTACTCGCCGATGCGGTACAGATGTGGTGCCTCCGGAGCCTGGGCGCCGGGGGTGCCGGCCCAGACCTTGTGCGGCGGCCCGAACGTCTCCCCGGTGTACGGGTCGATACGGACCTGTGAGCCCCCGGCGACCGTGCACCAGCAGGTGCCGTCCTCGTCCCAGGCGAGATCCGGGTCGATGCCCTTCACCTCGGGCAGTCGGACCGGGTCGGACCAGGGCCCGGCCGGGTCGGTGGCTGTGAACAGCATGTTGCCGGCGCCCTCGGTCACGTTGGTGACGATCAGCCAGAAGCGTCCGTCGTGGTGGCGCAGCGTGGGGGCGTAGATGCCACCCGAGGACCGCGTGTCGGCGGTGAGACGGAGTTGGGCCGGCCGGTCCAGGGCGTTGCCGATCTGCGTCCAGTTCACCAGGTCGCGGCTGTGGAAGACGGGGATGCCGGGGAAGTACTCGAAGCTGGAGCAGACGAGGTAGTAGTCGTCTCCGACGCGGCAGACGCTGGGGTCGGGGTGGAAGCCGGGTACCACGGGGTTGGTCACGGCGGCGTCCTGCTGCATTTCTGACATGTCTGGCATACCGTCAAGTCCTTTGAATCATCGAATCGTTGTCATGTGGCACCGGGCGACTCAGAGTGCGTGCGGCACCGTGTGGGTGAGGCGGAGCAGCACGGCGGACGGAGCTGTGGGCAGCGTCAGCGTGAGGTCGGCGGTGTCGGGGTTCCAGGCGGCGACGGCCTGGCTCGCGGTGGGGTAGAGGACGTCGACGCGAGCGGCGGAGTCGCGGAGGTGAGGCAGGGGGAGAGCCATGGTGGACTCGGCGCCGGGGCGGCGCCAGACGGTGAGGTAGGTGGTGGCCGGGGTGCGCAGGGCCACCGCGAGCCACGGGTCGTCCCAGGCAGGCAGGCCGAGCGGCCACGCGGGGACGGCCTGAGGGAGGTCGGCACGGATGGCCTTGTAGACAGTGACGGCCTCGTGGACCAAGGCGCGGGCGTCGGGCCGCAGGTCCGGGAGCAGGCCGGAGAGGTGGATGCGGCCGAGGAGTGCGTTGGCCATGGTGAAGGCGACCTCGTCGAGGGAGTCCTCCGGCAGCGGGTAGGCCCAGACGGCGCCCTGCTCGGGGGTGACGGCGGTGGGCGCGGAGGCGGCGATCGGTGCGTACAGCTGGAGGTTCTGCTGGTCGCTGGTGGACTGCAGTTGCAGCCGCGACAGCAGTGCGTGGTCCCACCGCATGCCGCCGGAGGAGCAGTTCTCGACCACCAGGTGCGGGTAGCGGTCCAGGATGCCGTCGAGCCAGTCGAGGTGGGCGCGGTTGTGGCCGAGCAGGCCGGCGCCCGGGGTCTCGCCGGGGTGGGCGCTGGTGCCGGAGCCGGGGTCGATGTTGTGGTCGAGCTTGAGGTAGCCGACGCCCCACTCGCCGACCAGGCGGTCCACGACCTGGTCCAGGTGGGCGCGCGCGGCCGGATGGCGCAGGTCCAGGTGGTGGCGGCCGGTATCCGTGACGCGGACGCCGTCGCGGCGGAAGAACGCCTCGTCCGGCAGGGCCTTGGCCATGGGGCTGCGTACGCCGATCACCTCCGGCTCCAACCACAGGCCGGGCACCATGCCGCGCTCCCGGATGCGGTCCAGCACCTCGTGGATCCCGCGCTCCCCGGGGAAACGGGAGGCGGCCGGCTCCCAGACGCCGACGCTGTCCCACCAGCCGCCGTTCTCGCCGTCGTACCAGCCGGCGTCGATGACGAAGTACTCCGCGCCCGCCTCGGCCGCCGCGTCGACCAGCGGCAGCAGCTTCTCGGTGGTGGGGTCGCCCATCAGGCAGTTCATGTAGTCGTTGAAGATGACGGGGAGCTGCTGGTGGTCGGGGTGCGGGCGGCGGATCGCACGGCGGTAACGGGTGAGTGCGGCGAACGCGTTGTCCGGGCCGCCGTCGGCGCTGAAGGCGAGGGCGACGGGTACGGTGCGGAACTCGCCGCCGGGTTCCAGGGGATGGCGCCAGCCGTGATGGGTGTCGGTGGGGCCGAACAGGGCCAGGTAGGCGAGCTCGTCGCGTTCACCGCACTCCCAGTGCCAGCCGCCGCCGTTGTGCTCGATCTGCCACAGCCAGGTGCGGCCCGAGTGACGGTCGGTGAGGCCGCCCATGGGCAGGCGGCCGCAGCTGGACCACACGCCCCGCCCGGTCAGCGTGAACTCGCCCTTGCCGTTGTCGTAGACGACGCGGTCGCTCAGCACCGGCGAGGTCACCCGCATCGGTCGGCGCTGCCAGCGGCATTCGGCGACCCAGTCGTTCTCCGCCCAGAGCAGATCCGCGCCGCCGATGGCTTCCGGACCGTCCGCGAGGCAGCCCACGACGAGGGAGGAGACCGACTCCAGGTGCAGTGTGGCCTCCCCGTCGTTGCGCAGGACCACCTCGCTGCGCA of Streptomyces cynarae contains these proteins:
- a CDS encoding glycoside hydrolase family 43 protein; its protein translation is MSEMQQDAAVTNPVVPGFHPDPSVCRVGDDYYLVCSSFEYFPGIPVFHSRDLVNWTQIGNALDRPAQLRLTADTRSSGGIYAPTLRHHDGRFWLIVTNVTEGAGNMLFTATDPAGPWSDPVRLPEVKGIDPDLAWDEDGTCWCTVAGGSQVRIDPYTGETFGPPHKVWAGTPGAQAPEAPHLYRIGEYWYLLIAEGGTERGHAVSIARGRTPTGPFEPCPTNPVLTHRGTHRPIQNTGHADLVQGPDGSWWMVLLGVRPRGGTPGWHVLGRETFLAPVTWVDGWPVVGEVTPELPAPAWPLVPGPAEAPRDDFDLSELRPQWISVRDRPEEHCTTKERAGWLTLRARGASLDEPDVVFVGRRQQHLTCQVRACVDPAEGRGGLAVRLDEEHHYEVEASDGEVRVLARVGTLRTVVGSRSVPAGPVVLGVGISGTPPRDSRTGPDTVTLGIEEPDGTFTVLGTLDGRYLSTEVAGGFTGRVIGLYAAAGTVHFDWFDYEPLGL
- a CDS encoding glycoside hydrolase family 36 protein; the encoded protein is MTSAPQTLRWGHAALEVEIDIGEDGTVRLTRIGLPGGTPPERRSWPPLPLLEVTAAGHGRAWSSGRLIDSYVGGRLRHRAHRVTRDGDWHVLTVELRDPETGLVAEVTYRSPDRVSALRSEVVLRNDGEATLHLESVSSLVVGCLADGPEAIGGADLLWAENDWVAECRWQRRPMRVTSPVLSDRVVYDNGKGEFTLTGRGVWSSCGRLPMGGLTDRHSGRTWLWQIEHNGGGWHWECGERDELAYLALFGPTDTHHGWRHPLEPGGEFRTVPVALAFSADGGPDNAFAALTRYRRAIRRPHPDHQQLPVIFNDYMNCLMGDPTTEKLLPLVDAAAEAGAEYFVIDAGWYDGENGGWWDSVGVWEPAASRFPGERGIHEVLDRIRERGMVPGLWLEPEVIGVRSPMAKALPDEAFFRRDGVRVTDTGRHHLDLRHPAARAHLDQVVDRLVGEWGVGYLKLDHNIDPGSGTSAHPGETPGAGLLGHNRAHLDWLDGILDRYPHLVVENCSSGGMRWDHALLSRLQLQSTSDQQNLQLYAPIAASAPTAVTPEQGAVWAYPLPEDSLDEVAFTMANALLGRIHLSGLLPDLRPDARALVHEAVTVYKAIRADLPQAVPAWPLGLPAWDDPWLAVALRTPATTYLTVWRRPGAESTMALPLPHLRDSAARVDVLYPTASQAVAAWNPDTADLTLTLPTAPSAVLLRLTHTVPHAL